The DNA region GTCGTTTCTAGCCCGCGCCAACGTCAGGCGCCCGCCTGCGCGCGGCTCTCCCCGCTTCCCGGGTCACTTCAGGATGAAGGTCACCTTCATCAGGACGCGGTACTCGACAATCTTTCCGCCCTCCACCACGACCTCCTGATCCGCGATCCAGGCTCCTTTCACGTTCTCGAGCGTCTTGTTGGCGCGCGCGATTCCCACGCGCACCGCGTCGTCGAAGCCCTTCTTCGAGGATGTCTTGATTTCGGTGACTCTCGCGACGGACATGGGCCCTCCTGACAGTCTGGAGTGAGTCGCCAGCCGAACCGGCCAACTACTTGGAGTGTGCAGGTTCACCCCGCCTGACCGCAACCCGGCGAGAAACCGCTGCGGTCGGGTACTGTCGTGCTTCCGGAGCGCCTCGCCCGGACGTTCAGTCCACGAAGGCCAAAAGATCGATGTCGCGGT from Gemmatimonadota bacterium includes:
- a CDS encoding dodecin family protein, translating into MSVARVTEIKTSSKKGFDDAVRVGIARANKTLENVKGAWIADQEVVVEGGKIVEYRVLMKVTFILK